Proteins encoded in a region of the Panthera uncia isolate 11264 chromosome B2 unlocalized genomic scaffold, Puncia_PCG_1.0 HiC_scaffold_24, whole genome shotgun sequence genome:
- the TBP gene encoding TATA-box-binding protein → MDQNNSLPPYAQGLASPQGAMTPGIPIFSPMMPYGTGLTPQPIQSTNSLSILEEQQRQQQQQQQQQQAQQQQQQQQAQQQQQQQAVAAVQQSASQQATQAASGQTPQLFHSQTLTTAPLPGTTPLYPSPMTPMTPITPATPASESSGIVPQLQNIVSTVNLGCKLDLKTIALRARNAEYNPKRFAAVIMRIREPRTTALIFSSGKMVCTGAKSEEQSRLAARKYARVVQKLGFPAKFLDFKIQNMVGSCDVKFPIRLEGLVLTHQQFSSYEPELFPGLIYRMIKPRIVLLIFVSGKVVLTGAKVRAEIYEAFENIYPILKGFRKTT, encoded by the exons ATGGATCAGAACAACAGCCTGCCACCTTACGCTCAGGGCCTGGCCTCCCCTCAG GGTGCCATGACTCCTGGAATCCCCATCTTCAGTCCGATGATGCCTTATGGCACAGGACTGACTCCACAGCCTATTCAGAGCACCAACAGTCTGTCCATCTTGGAGGAgcagcagaggcagcagcagcagcagcaacagcagcaacaggcgcagcagcagcagcagcagcagcaggcacagcaacagcagcagcagcaggcagtGGCGGCCGTTCAGCAGTCCGCATCCCAGCAGGCGACGCAGGCGGCCTCGGGCCAGACACCACAGCTCTTCCACTCACAGACTCTTACCACTGCACCCTTGCCGGGCACCACTCCCCTGTATCCCTCCCCCATGACCCCCATGACCCCCATTACGCCCGCCACTCCAGCCTCTGAGAGCTCTGGGATCGTGCCGCAGCTGCA AAATATTGTATCTACGGTGAATCTTGGCTGTAAGCTTGACCTAAAGACCATTGCACTTCGTGCCCGAAATGCTGAATATAATCCCAAG CGGTTTGCTGCTGTTATCATGAGAATAAGAGAGCCCCGAACCACTGCACTAATATTCAGTTCTGGGAAAATGGTGTGCACAGGAGCCAAGAG TGAAGAGCAGTCCCGACTAGCAGCAAGAAAATATGCCAGAGTTGTACAGAAATTAGGTTTTCCAGCAAAGTTCTTGGACTTCAAGATTCAGAATATGGTGGGGAGCTGTGATGTGAAATTCCCTATAAGGTTAGAAGGCCTCGTGCTGACCCACCAACAATTTAGTAG TTACGAGCCAGAGTTATTTCCTGGTTTAATCTACAGAATGATCAAACCCAGAATTGttcttcttatttttgtttctggaaaagTTGTTTTAACAG GTGCTAAAGTCAGAGCAGAAATTTACgaagcatttgaaaatatctacCCTATTCTAAAGGGTTTCAGGAAGACGACATAA